Genomic DNA from Acidimicrobiales bacterium:
TGGTTCTCGTACTCTGCGCGCATCCGGGCCAAATCCACGTCCTCCAGTCAAGCCGATCGATGGCGATAGCGTGCGAACATGTCGATCGACGTGGACGATCTGGTCATCCGCTACGACTCGTCGGCACCGGCGGCCGTCGACGGCGTCACGCTCCGGGTCGAGCCGGGCGAGGTCGTTGCCCTCCTCGGACCCAACGGGGCCGGGAAGACCACCTTGCTCAACGCCATCGAGGGCTACCTGCAGCCGACCCAAGGGCGCGTTCGCATCCTCGATCGTGACCCGGCAACCGAGCGCCACGCCATCGCCAATCGATGGGGGGTGATGCCTCAACAAGGCGGTCTGCCCATGGGGGTCACCGTGATCGAGGCCATCGAGCTGTTCGCGTCGCTGCACGGGGCAGAAGAGCGGATCGAAAGCATCGTCCAGGCCACCGGTCTCACCGCCCTCCGGAACCAACGGTGGCGGAAGCTATCGGGCGGTGAGCAGCAACGACTGAGCCTGGCGCTGGCGCTGTGCGGCGGCACCGAGGTCCTCCTGCTCGACGAGCCGACCAACGCCGTCGATGCCGCCGGCCGAGAGCGCATTCTCACGCTCATCGCCCAGCACGCCGCCGAGGGCACCGCCGTGCTGGTCACGACCCATCGCTTCGACGACGTGGAACGAGTCGCCGATCGAGTCGTCATCCTCGACCACGGTCACGATGTCGCACACGGAACGATCGACGAACTCACCACCACCACGGATCGCATCGAGTTCCGCGCCCCGGGGGGCCTTCCCATCGCTGAATTGGCGTCGCTGCTCGACACCACGGCGGTCGAGGGACCCCTTGGCCACTACCGGGTCGATCACCCACCGTCCGCTGCTGCCGTGGGATCGGTCAACCAGTGGCTCGCCGCTCACGACACCATGGCCAGCTCCATGCTCGCCGGACACCGCTCGTTGGAGTCCGTGTTCCTCGAACTCACCGGCGAGCCGGCACACCCAGGTCTACGAGACGAGTCGAGTAGCGACCGATGAGTATCGACCGGATTCGTGCGCTCGTCCTGACCGACCTCCGCATCGCCCGCCGCGACGGCGAGCAACTGCTCCTGACCCTCGGTCTCCCGCTCCTCCTGCTCGTCTTCTTCTCGAGCGTCGACGTCCTGCCCACCGGCGACGGCGACCCAGTCGACTTCCTGACCCCGGGCGTCCTTTCGCTCGCCCTGCTGTCGGTGTCGTTCGTGCGCGTCGCCATCGGCCTCGGCTTCGATCGCAGCTTCGGCGCCATCCGCCGCTTCGCCGTCACTCCCCTGCGAGCCTCGGAGTTCATCACCGCCAAGTTCGTGGGGACGGTGGTCTTCTTCTGTGCCCAGCTGGTCGTGCTCGCGATCGTTGCGCTGGTGCTCGGCTGGGACCCGTCGCTCCATCCGAGCATCGTCGCTGCACTCGCACTTGGCTTGATCGCGTTCAGTGCACTCGGCATCGTCGTCGCCAGCGTCGTCGAGGGACTGACCTCGCTCGCTCTCGCCAACACCCTCTACGTGCTCCTCCTGATCCTGAGCGGGCTGGTCTTCGAGCTCGACACCCTGCCCGGGTGGCTTGGAGCGCTCGCCAAACTCCTTCCCTCGACGGCGCTTGCCGAACTCCTCCGGTCCGGCTTCGCCGGCAGCAACGGGGCGGGCTGGGCCTGGGGGACACTCATGGTGTGGGCGGCCGGAGCGCCACTGCTCGCCCTTCGCCTCTTCCGCTGGGAGTGAGTCGAGCCCATCGCGTCGCCGGGTCGGTCGATGCGACGAACGGAAAGGTTCAGTGCGGTTCGCTCGGCGCCGGGGTGGTGGCGAACGCCGAACTGACCTGCTCGTAGGTGAGGGTGTCGACCCGCTCGAGTCGTGCTCGTTCGTCGCGTGCTGCCTCGTCGGATCGCATCTCGGCCTTGGCCCACTTGGTGAACACGACCAAGATGATCGCCCACAGCACAAAGCCGCCGAGCAGCTTCATGATGACGCCGGCCGCTTGCTGATCGGCGAGGACGTCGATCCCCCACAGCCGCTCTGGGGTGTCGTAGTGGCCGTAGACCACGCCGGTGGCGAAGACGAGCCAGCCACCGGGGATGGTGGGCACCAGTGACATCGAGAACAGGTAGATGCACTGGCTGAGGGGCTTCAGGCGCCACTCGGTGATGGGTCCGAAGACCGGCATCCACATGAGGAGGCCGGAGACGAAGATCATCAGATGGAAGAGGAAGTGGACCACACCCGAGTCGGCCGAGATCTGCACGACTCGGGACCAGTGGAGCCACATCGTCAGGCAGTTGAAGACGATCCCGGCCACTAGCGGCTTCGACGCCGTGCGGAACCAGCGCCACAGACGGCTACTGGGGTCGATCACCAGTTCGAGCAACCAGCGGGGAGTGGCCAGCACGAAGGCCGCCGGGATCAGCATCGACAGCAGCATGTGCTGCAGCATGTGCACCGAGTAGAGGTAGTTCTCGGCCACGTCGTGTACCGGCCAGTCCGACGCCAGCCAGATACTGACGAAGCCCACACCGAACCAGCGGCGCTGGTTGCGGGTGATCGCCTCGTAGCCGGCGGCAACGGCCTTGGGCTCGAGCACTCGCGAGGCGTACCAGCCGATGGCGAGCGAGCCCACCAACAGCATCCAGACCTCGGGATGCGGGACGTACGAAACGTCACCGAATCCGATGGTGACGGCCGGGATCATGGCCAGGTCAGACTTTGAAGTCGAAGGAGGCCACTACGGCGAGGAACACGGCGACCGCCAACACCAGACCGAACCCGAACATGATGCTGAAGTACTTGCCGTTCACGAACTTCAGGTCGAAGTAGAGGTGCATGAACACACCGGCAACAACGAAGAACTTGACGATCATCATGATCACGAGCGGCACGACGAGCGCAATGCCGCTCAAGCCGAGATACGACCAGGCGATCTCGACGGCGGTGATGATGGCCAACGAAAGGAAGACGATCCAGTAGCTCTTCTCAGCGACATGTTCTGCGTGGAAGTCGTCGTCTCCCAAGATGGTGGGGTCGATGGTGGAATCCGACATGAATGCTCCTTCGACTCAGGGAATCAGGTAGACGATGGTGAAGATCAGCACCCAGACGACGTCGACGAAGTGCCAGTAGAGACCGACCAGCTCGACCGTTTCCGCCCGATCCTGGTGCAGCTTGCCCTGCTGGGCAACGACGAGGAGCGCCAGCAGCATCAAGATGCCGACGGTGACGTGGATGCCGTGGAAGCCGGTGAGAGTGAAGAAGGCCGATCCGAAGAGGTTGCCGGTGTAGGTCAGACCTTCCCGATAGAAGGCCGTGAACTCATACACCTGACCACCGATGAACACGGTGCCGAGCAGCGCCGTGGTGGCGAGCCAGAGCTTGGTGTTCTTGTAGTCGGCCCGCACGATGGCCGAGTGGGCGAGCACCATGGCCAGCGAGCTCATGAGCAGGACGAAGGAGCTGAACGAGGTGAAGGGGATGTCGAACATCGGCTCGACCGATCCCTTCTCGGTCATCTCAGCGACCAGCTCGGCCGGGAGGGTGGAGGTGACGCGCGGGTTGCCGGCGATCAACTCGGTGAGGAACCGGGTCTTGGTGAGCAGGTAGGTCGAGATGAGCGCACCGAAGAGCAGGCACTCCGACCCGAGGAACAGCCACATCGCCAGCTTCATGTTGGAGATGCCGAGGCTGGTGTGGTGCTCCTCGTGCTGGTCGTGGGCCGCAGCCGATGCAACGTGCTCGGTGGGTTCGGCGATGTCGGTCATGCGTGGGCCCCTGCGAGCTCGTGGTCGTCGTGACCATGGTCTTGGATGTCGAGGTCGTCGGCCGGCTCGAGCGCCCAACCGAAGATCGACATGATCAGAAGGAATCCGGCCGGGATCGCCAGCCACAGGCTGAAGATCACCGCGTAACCCAGGATCGGGAAGGAGAAGGCCAACAGGATCGGCCAGTAGCTGGGCGCCGGCAGGTGCACACCCTGGCCGTTGCCGGCCTGGGCCAGTTCCTCGCCGGTGTGGACCCGGCGAAGGACGCCTTCGTCGTTCTTCTGGTACTTGCGGTGCCAGAAGTCGTCGACCGAGGTGACCACTGGAGTGGTGTCGAAGTTGTGCTCGGGCGATGGCGAGGGGATCGACCACTCGATCGTGCGAGCGTCCCACGGGTCGGCGCCGACGGCGGGACGGCCGGCCGCCTTCCACTGCTTCCAGGACATGAAGGCGTTGAGCAGCAGGAAGAGGGTGAAGACACCGAGGATGAATGAGCCGATCGATGACACCAGGTTCCAAGTGTTGAGACCCATCGCATCGTCGTAGGTGTGCATGCGGCGGGGCATGCCCTGCAGGCCGAGGATGTGCTGCGGGGCGAAGGTCATGTTGAAGCCGACGACCATCCCCCAGAAATGCCACTTGCCGATGGTCTCGTTCAGCTTGAAGCCGAAGACCTTCGGCCACCAGAAGTAGAAGCCCGACACGAACCCGAAGAGGGCACCGCCGAAGAGCACATAGTGGAAGTGGGCAACGATGTAGTAGGTGTCGGTCTGCTGAGTGTCGGACGGGGCGATGGCGTGCGACACGCCCGACAGACCACCGACGGTGAACTGGGTGACCAAGCCGATGGCGAAGAGCATCGGCGTGTTGAGCGTGAGCTTGCCGCCCCAGAGGGTTGCCATCCAGTTGAGAATCTTCACGCCCGTCGGCACCGCAATGAACATGGTGGCGACCGAGAAGGCAGTGACACCGAGCGGACCCAGACCCGAAACGAACATGTGGTGTGCCCACACGCCGAAGCCCATGAAACCGATGGCGATGCCGGAGAACACCATGAAGGGGTAGCCGAAGATGGGCTTGCGAGCGAAGGTGGGGATGACCTCGGACACGATGCCGAAGGCCGGCAGGATCATGAGGTACACCTCGGGGTGACCGAACACCCAGAAGAGGTGCTGCCACAGCAGTGGGTCGGCGCCCTGTTCGATGTTGAAGAAGTTGGCATCGAAGTTGCGATCGAGAAGCAGCAGGATCTGGGCCACGGTGAGCACCGGCACCGCGAACAGGAGCAGGAACTGGGTGACCAGGGTCATCCACACGAAGATTGGCATCCGCATGAAGGCCATGCCGGGAGCCCGCATGTTGAGCACGGTGGTGATCAGGTTGACCGCACCGCTCAGCGAGCCGATACCGGCGATGAGCAGGCCGGCGTTCCAGAAGTCGATGCCGTGCGAAGGCGAGTAGGACACTCCATTGTTGGGGGCGTAGTTGAACCAGCCACCATCGGCGCCGCCGCCGAGGAACCAGCTGGTGTTCAACAACAGGCCGCCGAAGAGGAACACCCAGAAGCTGAAGGCGTTGATTCGGGGGAACGCAACGTCTCGAGCACCAATCTGCAGCGGCAGGAGATAGTTGGCGAAGGCCGCACCGATCGGCATGACGACGAGGAAGATCATCACCGTGCCGTGCATGGTAAAGACCTGGTTGTACATGTCTGCCGACAGGAACTGGCTGTTGGGCGTGGCCAGCTGCGCTCGGATCAGCAGCGCAGCCACACCGCCGATCAGCAGGAAGAACATGGCCGACGCGCCGTACATGATGCCGATCTTCTTGTGGTCGACCGTGGTCAACCAGTCTTTCAGACCGGTGGCGTTGCGAGGACGAGCAAAGACCCCGAGGGGTTGTTCAGCCCGCCGTTGATCGCCCGAGGGAAGGGCGAGCGGTTCACCTTCGATGATGGCCATCGTTGGTCAGCTCCTGCTCAGTCCAGGGTCGCCAGGTAGGCGACCAGATTGTCGATGTCGGTTGCGGAGAGGCCGGGGAAGGCCGGCATGCCACGTTGCCCGTCGGCATACATGGCCTTCTGTTCGGGTGCATTGCGGATCCAGCGGGTGAGCTGGGGCACGTTCCACCGGGCGTCCTCGCTCAGGGTGAGGTAGTTCGGGTATTGCTCGAGCAGATTGTCGTCGTCGGCATCGACTTCGGCGTACTGGCTGTAGATCGCACCAGCGAAGACCGAACGGGTCGCCACGTGGGTGAGGTCGGGCGCCGCCATCGACGTGAGCGGGATCAGGTCGGCGAAGGCCACGGCATTCGGGTCGTCACCGAGGGTGGCTCGCTGATCTTCGGAGAACGCGGCCTCGTACTCCTCCTGGGAGAGGTTGTACGGGTTGAGGTAGGGATCGCTCTCGTCCTCACCGAACACGTCGAGGTCGTTCTCGCGAATCACGTGGCAGCTCGCACAGTTGGCCTGGAAGAGGGTGCGACCAGCGAGGGCGGCCTCGTCGGTGGGCACCTCGGCGGGCTTCAGCTGATTGGCGAACCACTGGTCCCAATCGCCTTGTTCGAGGGCCACGGTCGACATGCGCATGCGAGCATGCGACAGCCCACAGTATTCGGTGCACCAGCCGGTGTACTTGCCGACTTCGTCGGCTTCGAGGCTCCACGTGGTGAACCGGCCGGGCACGGCGTCGCGCTTGCCGTTGAGGCGTGGGATCCAATACGAGTGGATGACGTCACGCGAGGTGATCGTGAGGTCGACCTGCATGCCGACCGGAATGACGAGCTCGTTGGCGACCACCAGATCGTCGGGGTCGAGGGCAAGTTCGAGCGGCCATTCGCGGTCGTCGGCGTCGCCACCCTCGCCATCGGCGCCCCAGATCTCGCCGTCACCGTCGGCGTCGCGGAAGAAGCCGTCGCCGTCGACGTCGTAGCGGTATTCCCACCACCACTGCTGGCCGATGACCATGACGTCGAGCTGATTCGAGTCGTTCTTCTCTTCCAGCTTCCAGATGCTGATGACGGTGGGCACCGAAACGATCGCCAGGACGATCGCCGGCAGGATGGTCCAGCCGATCTCGAGCTTGTCGTTACCGTGACGCTGGTAGGGCAGATCGTCGTGATCGAAGTCTTCGGGCTTCACCCGATTCTTGACGGTGAGGGAGATGCCGCCGAAGACCACCGCAACGAAAACGAAGCCCATGATGGCCCAGATGTAGGGGTACATGAGGTCGAGTGCGATCTCGGCCTTGGGGCCCCGCGGCTCGAAGGTGTTCAGTGGCTTGTCGTCGGCACAGGACGCAAGCACCAGCGTGCCGACGCCGAGGGTGGAGATCGTGCGCAGTGAGCGGCGGCGGGAGTTGGTCATGACCTTCTCGTCGGATCGGGGGCGGGGGGTTCGTGGTCCGAGCAAACTCACTCGGCCTCCTCGTGGTGCTCGGTGCCGTGGTGGAAGTCGCGTTCGCCGACGGCGGCGCCGACGATCCCGCCGGCCAGCACGACGACAGCACCCAGCACCATCAGTGCGGTGCTGACGCTCTTCGGCACCTGCACCTTGGACAACAGGACCGCCGAACCGAACAACACGATGGTGATCACGGATCCAGCGACGACCGACCAGGTCTGGCTGGGGGCGGCCAAGAAGATGCGCGACACCCCAAGGACGATGACGGCGATGCCGACGGTGCCCATGAGCGGTACCTCGATCGGGCCGATCACCCGGCGGCGGATGATGCGGTTGACCTCGGGATCACCGGTGGCTCGATCGGACCACGCCTGCACCAGCCACTGGATCAGCACCACGGCGAACACGGCGATGCCGAGATAGAGGAACGCGCGGGACACCGCCGCTCCCACGATCACGCTGGCCAGGGCGAAGGCCGACAACAAACCCCAGATGGCCGGATCGGCGGGCGGCGTAACGGCAGGCACCGTGCCGGTGCCGGCAAGCTGGGCCATCGCTTCGGCATCGCCGTCGCGAGCAATGACGGCGACCGTGCCGAGCACCAGGGCGCTGACCGAAGCGAACACCAAGATGGTGTAGCCGAGGTGCTCGCCGACGCCGCCCTTGTAGCCGGCGCTGATGACACCCACCGGCTGACCGCCGGTGACGAGGCCATACACACAGGCACTGATCAGCGCCACGAGCGAGATGGCGAACAGGAACTTCGAACCCCAGGTGAACATTGGTGTCTCTACCTACTTGGTGATGTAGATGGCGTACCAGAAGACCAGGTACAGACCGACGGCGACATACCAGAACATCGCAGCGCCGCGAATGCCCTCGACATCCTTGGCGCTGTACTCCCCACCGAGAGTGCGCAGCCACATGACGACGGCGTAGAGCACAGCGGCGAGCATGATGACGATGTGGGAGCCGATGATGGCGTAGAACAGTGGCGGACGGGCCAACTCGTCGCCCCGGACCGGCATGCCCATGATGGTGAGCAGGTACGCGGTCTGCGCGATGTAGGCAAAGCCGAACAACGTGGACATCGCCAGGGCGATGGTGGCGTTGTTGCGGTCGTCGTTCTTGATCGAGGACACCGCCCAATACATGGTCACGGCACTGAACACGAGCGTGAAGGCCATCATGTTCGGTTGCGTCAGCGGGATCTCGACACCCCGAGGGAGCCAGACCTGACCGGTGGCCCGCAGGTCGGCTCGAGCGGCGACGTAGAGACCGACGAGTCCGCTGAAGCCGGAGGCAACGGCGGCGGACGCCAGCGCGGTGCCGATGAAGAGCAGGCGGGGCCGAGCCGGTGTCGGGGCGACGGCCTGCGCCGGAATGGCGTCGAAGGGACTGCGATCGACGGCGACGGTGTCCATCAGGCCTGATCCTCCTGGGCGGCGTCAGCCAGCGGCGTCGCCGAGTTGACGATGGGCATTTCGGCAAAGTTGCCGGGTGGCGGTGGCGAGGTGGTCGACCACTCGAGGGTGGTGCCTCGCCACGGCTCGGTCGAGGTCCCGCGGCCGGCGAGGGCGCCGAGCACATTGAGGAGCAGCAGCGCAGCTCCGGCGGTGAGCAGCGCCGTGCCAACGACGGCGAGCAGGTTCAGCGTCTCGACATTGCCATCGACGTCGGCGTCGATCATGAAGAGCGGCGCTTCGAGGAAGCCGTTGATGACGCCACCGATACCCCACAGGACGGCGCCAAGGGCCGATGCGAGCACGGCGGCGAGACCGGCCGGCTCGCTGAGGTTTCGACCGAAGATCTTGTGACCCCAATGGTGCACGGCGCCGATGATGGCAACGACGGCGGCACCGAGGATCAGACCACGGACCCCGTCGTGGAAGGCGGTGGTGTTCAGCGTGAGGGCCGACGAGAGGTTGATGTCAGTGTCGGCGACCTTCTCGACGAAGCCGACGATCGGGGCGATGGTGCCGAGCGCACCCACCACAACGCCCAGCAGCGTGAGCAGACCGGCAAGCAGTGCTGCGGTCATCGGCGCCGTGACCTTGACCCCACCGGACTTGATGCTGTCGCCGACGAGCGCCAGCGCAGCGAGGGTGGGGAGGATGGCCACGAGCAGTCCCACCACGAGCAGGCCGTTGTCGAAGGCGACCGGGCGACCGCGTCCGCCGAAGCTCAGCAGTTCGGAAGCAAAGCTCGCAATGCCGAGCAGGCCGAGCGCCGCCAGCACCGAGCGGTGGAACCGCACCGGGCGGCCGCTGTGGACGGCGATCATGTCGATGGCGAGGCCGAGCGCCGGGACACTCACCCAGTAGAGCGCCGGGGCGAGGCTGAAGCTGTTGCCGATCGTGACGAGCGAGAGCCGGTCGGCCGAGGTGGGGAGGTAGCCGTACTTGGTGTCGATGTAGGCCAGGAGCAGCTGGGCCATGACGATCGGAAGGGCGAAGAGCCCGACGACGGAGAAGACGGTGAAGCCCCATGCCGACACCGGCACCCGGTCGAGGCTCATCCCCGGAGCACGTGCGCCGAGGGTCGTGGTGGCGACACACACCAATGCCCACACGATCGAGCCGATCATGGCGGCGAGCGACAGCGTCCATAGCACCGTGCCGTCGAGGCGACCGCCGGCCGGGCCGCCATTGTCGATGTAGGCGACGATGAAGATGATGGTGGAGGCCAACCAGCACCAGAAGGCAGCGGCGGCACCACGTGAGAACGCGAGAGCCGAGGAACCGACCTGCAGTGGCGTCAGGTAGGTGGCGAGGCCCACGAGCAGCGGGACGATGCCGGCGAAGAACAGGGCCTCGCGAGCAAGCGAGTAGATCTGGACGAACTCCCCGGCATCTTCGACGATGCTGAATCCGCCGAGATCGAGTGTCTCGACGGCGGCAACCGCCGAGATCGCGAGCGCAGCGAGGAGGAACAGTGCACCTGTCCCGATCCACAGTCGGCCGATCACCTTGTGATCGCCGGTCCCGAGGACCGAGTCGAGGGTCGTCGCTGGCGCAGCGAGACCCGCAGCAGCTTCGGTTTCGGGGCGGATTTCAGTCATTGCCATGGATGCGTGGACCCCAGTTGGAGGTGGTGATAGGGCGCGAGCCACCCGCGCCAGCTCGTGGGTGCGGGAGCACTGTAACCGGCTGGAGCGCTGGAGACGAAGTTCATGTCCCCCATCCCAACAATTGGTCGAGCGCCACCGCACCGAAAAGCACGGTCAGATGGGTGATCGAGAAGGCGAAGTAGCGGATCGAGAGCTTGTTGAGCACGGCCGGGTCCTGCTCACGAACGAGCTGCCACGCCCCTCCCGAGAACGCGGCGCCGATGAGCAACGCCGAGGCGATGTAGACGTAGCCCATGTCGGCCACCGGGATGAGCGCAAGACTGCAGGCCCACACGACGAGCGAATAGACGAGCATCTGCTTGGCAGTCTGCTTGTGCCCGGCCACCACCGGCATCATCGGTACGCCAGCCGCGGCGTAGTCCGACTCGTAGCGGATCGCGAGCGCCCAGAAATGGGGAGGCGTCCAGAAGAAGACGACACCGAAGAGCAGCACGGCGGGCCACCCCACCTGGTTGGTCACCGCCGACCACCCGATCAGGACGGGCGCAGCACCGGCCGCACCACCGATCACGATGTTCTGGGTGGACGTACGCTTCAGCCACAGCGTGTAGATGAACACATAGAAGAGGCACGCCGTGACGGCGAGCACGGCGCTGAGCAGGTTGACGAACCCCCAGAGCCAGATGAACGAGATGATCTCGAGTCCGACGGCGAAGACCAACGCTTCGGTCGGTTGCAGCTCGCCGGTGACGAGCGGTCGGCCCTTCGTGCGTTCCATCTTTGCGTCGATGTCGCGGTCGACGTACATGTTGATGGCGTTCGCCCCGCCGGCGGAGAAGGTCCCGCCGATCACGGTGGCCACCATCAGCCAGATGTCGGGCAGTCCCCGCTGGGCCAGCACCATGGTGGGCACGGTCGACACCAGCAGGAGTTCGATGATGCGCGGCTTCGTCAGCGCGACGAAGGCACGAACCCTGGATTGAGAAGCGACCGTGATCAACACCGTGGGACAGGGTAGCCCTGTGGATGCGTCGCCAGAAAGAAGTTGTGGCGATCAGTGCGAGTTGTCACCAACCAGGGCGCTCGGGCCTCGCGGGCTCGACGCCGCCGGGACCTTGGTCATCTCCGCCTCCTCGGGTCTTCTGCTGCGAGGACCCGTCCAGTACCGTTGCCGCCATGGCCGACGATCAGTTGCGCGCACGCTCCGAGCATGTCTCCACCGGTCGGGGAGGCATCACTCCCGAGCGCTACCAACACGTACTCCTCTTCGCCACCGCCCTCCTCGCGGGCATCGTGCTCACCGGTGCCGCCGTGCGGCTCACCGGCTCCGGCCTCGGGTGTGAGGATTGGCCAACCTGCAGTGAGGACCGGCTCGTCCCGGCCATCGGGTTCCATCCGTGGATCGAATTCGGCAACCGACTCCTCACCGGGGTCGTGAGCTTCGGGGTCGGCGCCGCCGTGCTATTTGCGTACCGACGCACGCCGCGCCGTCGCGACCTGATCCTCTGGGCGTGGGGGCTGGTCGCCGGGGTGGTCGGCCAGATCGTTCTCGGTGGAGCAACCGTCCTGGTCGATCTGCACCCACTCTTCGTCTCGGGCCACTACCTGCTGTCGATCGTCCTGCTGTGGAATGCCATCGTGCTGCTCGACCGCAACCGGTCCGAGCCGGGCCCGGCCCGACCGCTCGTCGACGCCGGGACCGTCACGATCAGCCGTATCGCCGTCTGGTGGTCCGTGGTGGTGCTCATGGTCGGCACCCTCGTCACCGGCACCGGACCGCACAGTGGCGACCCCGAGGTCGACCGGCTCTCGTTCGACCTCGGTTCGATCGTTCGCCTCCACAGTCTGGCGGCCTGGGTCTGTGTTGCCCTCGTCATCACGCTGGTGCTTCGTTTGCAGTCGAGCGGACCGCCGGAGATCTCGAAGCTCGCCAGTCTCTCCCTCGGGGCCCTCATCGCCCAAGGCGCCGTCGGCTATCTCCAATACTTCACCGGCGTTCCCGCTGCGCTGGTCGAACTTCACGTGCTGGGCTCCGTCGTGGTGTTCTCGGCGCTGCTTTGGACGCACCTCTCGCTGTTCACTCATACGACCGACACGATCGATCTGACCGACCTCGACGCCTCCCGCCAGTCGGCCGTTCGATGACCGACAGCTCGCCGCTCGAACTTCTCGACCCCGATGTCGATGAACGTGTCGATGAAGACCGGCCATGGGTCGTCTTGGTGTGGAACGACCCGATCAACCTGATGTCGTATGTCTCGTTCGTCTTCCAGAAGTTGTTCGGCTACTCGAAAGAGAAGGCCGACAAGCTGATGATGGATGTGCACGAGAAAGGGCGCGCCGTCGTGTCGAGTGGGACCCGTTCGGATGCCGAGCGAGACGTCCACCGTCTCCATGGCTACGGTCTGTGGGCCACGCTCCAGCAAGACGATTGAAAGCCGACCATGTTCGAGTTGGTCAAGACCCATCGTGACGGGACGTACTCGATCCTATTTCCCGATCATCTGGTCGAGTTGGTGGTCGGCCTCGCCGGTCAGCTCGACTCGATGCTGGACGACGATCGGCCCGAGCTCACCCGACTCTTCCCGACGGCCTACGCCGACGATGCCGAGCGTGATGCCGGGTACCAGATCCTGGCGCGAGGCGAACTGATCGACCAGCGCCGCGCACACGTCGAACGGGTGGCCGAGACCGCCGGAGCCGATCGAGTCGACGAGGAGACCGTTCTGGCCTGGATGCACGTCATCAACGATCTCCGGCTGGTGCTCGGCACCATGCTCGACGTCAGCGAGGACGAACCCGACGTCGATGACGACGACCCTCGGGCCGACGGCCTCGAGATCTACCACATCCTCGGCGTCCTGCTGGAGTCCATCGTTGGGGCCCTCCATTCCCGCCTGACGGATTGACCGACATCGACGACGCGAAAAAGCACGACCGCCAGGTGGTGGTTCCGCAACGGCGTGCTAGATTGTCCCGGCCCTCACGGGCAAGAGCCTGGTCTCACTGGCCCCCATCGTTCAGCGGCCTAGGACACTGCCCTTTCACGGCAGGAACACGGGTTCGAATCCCGTTGGGGGTGCGCAATACCAGTAGTACGCCACATCACTTTGCCATACGATGTGGAATCCAAGAGGTCCCGTAGTGCAGTCTGGAGTGCACGCCGCCCTGTCAAGGCGGAGGTCGCGAGTTCAAATCTCGTCGGGACCGCTGAAACCCTTCGGGTTTCTTGAAGAAATTCGCTGAGCGAATTTCTTCGATTGCTCAAGCGTGC
This window encodes:
- the clpS gene encoding ATP-dependent Clp protease adapter ClpS, giving the protein MTDSSPLELLDPDVDERVDEDRPWVVLVWNDPINLMSYVSFVFQKLFGYSKEKADKLMMDVHEKGRAVVSSGTRSDAERDVHRLHGYGLWATLQQDD
- the coxB gene encoding cytochrome c oxidase subunit II → MTNSRRRSLRTISTLGVGTLVLASCADDKPLNTFEPRGPKAEIALDLMYPYIWAIMGFVFVAVVFGGISLTVKNRVKPEDFDHDDLPYQRHGNDKLEIGWTILPAIVLAIVSVPTVISIWKLEEKNDSNQLDVMVIGQQWWWEYRYDVDGDGFFRDADGDGEIWGADGEGGDADDREWPLELALDPDDLVVANELVIPVGMQVDLTITSRDVIHSYWIPRLNGKRDAVPGRFTTWSLEADEVGKYTGWCTEYCGLSHARMRMSTVALEQGDWDQWFANQLKPAEVPTDEAALAGRTLFQANCASCHVIRENDLDVFGEDESDPYLNPYNLSQEEYEAAFSEDQRATLGDDPNAVAFADLIPLTSMAAPDLTHVATRSVFAGAIYSQYAEVDADDDNLLEQYPNYLTLSEDARWNVPQLTRWIRNAPEQKAMYADGQRGMPAFPGLSATDIDNLVAYLATLD
- a CDS encoding COX15/CtaA family protein, producing MADDQLRARSEHVSTGRGGITPERYQHVLLFATALLAGIVLTGAAVRLTGSGLGCEDWPTCSEDRLVPAIGFHPWIEFGNRLLTGVVSFGVGAAVLFAYRRTPRRRDLILWAWGLVAGVVGQIVLGGATVLVDLHPLFVSGHYLLSIVLLWNAIVLLDRNRSEPGPARPLVDAGTVTISRIAVWWSVVVLMVGTLVTGTGPHSGDPEVDRLSFDLGSIVRLHSLAAWVCVALVITLVLRLQSSGPPEISKLASLSLGALIAQGAVGYLQYFTGVPAALVELHVLGSVVVFSALLWTHLSLFTHTTDTIDLTDLDASRQSAVR
- a CDS encoding DUF2017 family protein — its product is MFELVKTHRDGTYSILFPDHLVELVVGLAGQLDSMLDDDRPELTRLFPTAYADDAERDAGYQILARGELIDQRRAHVERVAETAGADRVDEETVLAWMHVINDLRLVLGTMLDVSEDEPDVDDDDPRADGLEIYHILGVLLESIVGALHSRLTD
- a CDS encoding cytochrome c oxidase subunit 3, which gives rise to MDTVAVDRSPFDAIPAQAVAPTPARPRLLFIGTALASAAVASGFSGLVGLYVAARADLRATGQVWLPRGVEIPLTQPNMMAFTLVFSAVTMYWAVSSIKNDDRNNATIALAMSTLFGFAYIAQTAYLLTIMGMPVRGDELARPPLFYAIIGSHIVIMLAAVLYAVVMWLRTLGGEYSAKDVEGIRGAAMFWYVAVGLYLVFWYAIYITK
- a CDS encoding cbb3-type cytochrome c oxidase subunit I, producing the protein MTEIRPETEAAAGLAAPATTLDSVLGTGDHKVIGRLWIGTGALFLLAALAISAVAAVETLDLGGFSIVEDAGEFVQIYSLAREALFFAGIVPLLVGLATYLTPLQVGSSALAFSRGAAAAFWCWLASTIIFIVAYIDNGGPAGGRLDGTVLWTLSLAAMIGSIVWALVCVATTTLGARAPGMSLDRVPVSAWGFTVFSVVGLFALPIVMAQLLLAYIDTKYGYLPTSADRLSLVTIGNSFSLAPALYWVSVPALGLAIDMIAVHSGRPVRFHRSVLAALGLLGIASFASELLSFGGRGRPVAFDNGLLVVGLLVAILPTLAALALVGDSIKSGGVKVTAPMTAALLAGLLTLLGVVVGALGTIAPIVGFVEKVADTDINLSSALTLNTTAFHDGVRGLILGAAVVAIIGAVHHWGHKIFGRNLSEPAGLAAVLASALGAVLWGIGGVINGFLEAPLFMIDADVDGNVETLNLLAVVGTALLTAGAALLLLNVLGALAGRGTSTEPWRGTTLEWSTTSPPPPGNFAEMPIVNSATPLADAAQEDQA
- a CDS encoding heme o synthase, whose protein sequence is MLITVASQSRVRAFVALTKPRIIELLLVSTVPTMVLAQRGLPDIWLMVATVIGGTFSAGGANAINMYVDRDIDAKMERTKGRPLVTGELQPTEALVFAVGLEIISFIWLWGFVNLLSAVLAVTACLFYVFIYTLWLKRTSTQNIVIGGAAGAAPVLIGWSAVTNQVGWPAVLLFGVVFFWTPPHFWALAIRYESDYAAAGVPMMPVVAGHKQTAKQMLVYSLVVWACSLALIPVADMGYVYIASALLIGAAFSGGAWQLVREQDPAVLNKLSIRYFAFSITHLTVLFGAVALDQLLGWGT